A region from the Onychomys torridus chromosome 22, mOncTor1.1, whole genome shotgun sequence genome encodes:
- the LOC118572589 gene encoding LOW QUALITY PROTEIN: putative sperm motility kinase W (The sequence of the model RefSeq protein was modified relative to this genomic sequence to represent the inferred CDS: substituted 1 base at 1 genomic stop codon) — protein sequence MDNHMEEDILEKDFRMLISLGCGSFGEVKLACHLPTHTQMAVKVLEKNTNSVADISTEMNILQSLEHRNTVQFFHMINTLATTYVNMEYVVGEDLESCLRALGCLKEEEARVIFRQVVSAVHFLHQRHNIHCDIKLENILVNAAGDAKLCDFGMAIKITEGQMLQEICGLLVYWAPEILARKPYDGLAGDIWSLGIVLYVLVTGYFPYMEETLDGMHSLFTTTMCPVPYHLSKPCHIIIAXLLMVPTWYQITICQLVEQPWLGPIQEHVLPATKEILPQVMETMCTIGYTCEDIVSSLTHRQQNNNVMATCNILKYKLSCGDSYHQDEVPWLTSSPAGPVRPSLLLMRRASNPAFTTSAQTAKSHFKEEGVEERGEVCRSYTMPHIYSFPDEMPCSDNIVPERDALMADVINTATGDIAVNRNAVDHLLVNLSSPPESVLDATLTGFLNLGFSEEDSSQEPDFPSDQPQVASTTSGSRPFRFWKLVKKRISHALRALCCCCCSPQGREQLTELASGNELVRESRALICVNNAPEDKIEYSRCLFVVEDESRKPALDVVKRIP from the exons ATGGACAACCACATGGAAGAGGACATTCTCGAAAAGGATTTCAGGATGTTAATATCTCTAGGTTGTGGTTCATTCGGGGAGGTGAAGCTGGCCTGCCATcttcccacacatacacaaatggcTGTCAAAGTCCTTGAGAAAAACACCAATAGTGTGGCTGACATCAGCACTGAAATGAACATCCTTCAATCTTTAGAACACAGAAACACTGTTCAATTTTTTCACATGATTAACACACTGGCAACCACTTATGTGAACATGGAGTATGTGGTAGGAGAAGATCTGGAGAGCTGCCTCAGGGCACTGGGCTGTCTAAAGGAGGAGGAGGCTAGAGTGATTTTCCGGCAGGTGGTGTCAGCGGTTCACTTCCTCCACCAAAGACACAACATACACTGTGATATCAAATTAGAAAACATCCTAGTCAATGCAGCAGGAGATGCAAAGCTTTGTGATTTTGGTATGGCAATTAAAATCACAGAGGGTCAGATGTTGCAGGAGATCTGTGGCTTGTTGGTCTATTGGGCCCCAGAGATCTTGGCCAGAAAACCCTATGATGGACTTGCAGGTGATATATGGAGCTTGGGTATTGTCCTATATGTCCTGGTCACAGGGTACTTTCCATACATGGAAGAAACCCTTGATGGTATGCACAGTCTCTTCACCACCACAATGTGTCCCGTTCCCTACCACTTGTCAAAACCCTGTCACATTATCATTGCATGACTACTCATGGTCCCCACCTGGTACCAGATCACAATCTGCCAGCTTGTGGAACAACCATGGCTAGGCCCCATTCAAGAACATGTACTTCCTGCCACCAAAGAAATACTGCCCCAGGTCATGGAGACTATGTGTACCATCGGCTATACCTGTGAGGATATTGTGTCATCCCTAACTCACaggcaacaaaataataatgtcatGGCCACATGCAATATTCTAAAATACAAACTGAGTTGTGGGGACAGCTATCATCAAGATGAGGTACCATGGCTAACTAGCAGCCCTGCAGGTCCTGTTCGCCCATCTCTTCTCTTGATGAGGAGAGCCAGTAATCCAGCATTTACAACCAGTGCACAAACTGCGAAGAGTCACTTTAAGGAGGAGGGTGTGGAAGAAAGAGGCGAAGTATGCAGAAGCTATACCATGCCCCACATATACTCTTTCCCGGATGAGATGCCCTGTTCAGATAACATAGTCCCAGAAAGAGATGCTCTTATGGCTGATGTCATCAACACTGCTACAGGGGACATTGCAGTCAACAGGAATGCTGTTGACCATCTGCTTGTCAATCTCTCATCCCCACCTGAATCAGTCCTGGATGCAACACTCACAGGATTTCTGAATCTGGGCTTCTCTGAAGAAGATTCATCCCAGGAGCCAGACTTTCCCAGTGACCAGCCCCAGGTGGCATCCACAACATCTGGATCCAGGCCATTCAGGTTCTGGAAACTGGTGAAGAAGCGAATTTCCCATGCACTGAGAgcactgtgctgctgctgctgctcacccCAAG GTAGGGAGCAGCTCACTGAGTTAGCAAGTGGAAATGAACTTGTCAGGGAATCCAGGGCCCTAATCTGTGTGAATAACGCACCTGAAGATAAGATTGAGTACAGTAGGTGTCTGTTTGTGGTAGAAGATGAGTCTCGGAAGCCTGCTCTGGATGTGGTGAAAAGGATCCCATGA